The segment ATGACCGCCGGTGCGAAGGATATCATTGCAGTGGATCAGTTCGGCACCCTGTACAAGGGCTGCAACAGCGCCGAGGCCCACAAGAACTGGCTGGGTGAGATGACCAACCCCCGTCAGGTCAAGGGCGGCCTGAAGGAGGCGCTGGAGGGCGCCGACGTGTTCATCGGCGTGTCCAAGCCCGGCATCCTGACCACCGAGCTGTGCAAGACCATGAACAAGGACGCCATCGTCTTTGCCATGGCCAACCCCACCCCGGAGATCATGCCGGACGAGGCCAAGGCCGGCGGCGTGCGGGTGATGGCCACCGGCCGCAGCGACTTCCCCAATCAGGTCAACAACGTGCTGTGCTTCCCCGGCCTGTTCAAGGGCGCGCTCAGCGTCCGCGCCCGGGATATCAACAATGAGATGAAGCTGGCCGCTGCCTACGCCATTGCAGACCTCATCACCGATGCAGACCGCAGCGAGGAGAACATCATCCCCGGCGCGTTCGACCCCCGCGTGGCCGAGGCTGTGGCAAATGCCGTGGCAAAGGCTGCCCGCGAGACTGGTGTGGCAAGAGCTTGATCGAAAATAAAACAACCACCTATTGCACGATTTTGTGTAGTAGGTGGTTGTTTTTTCATATCTATAATGTTAATCTTCCAGTCTGCCATGGTCGCAGCCGAGAGAAAGACAACGCTCCATCTCCCCTCTCAGCACCATCTGTGCGTACTCCAAGGGCTTATTATACAGCAGCCAGTCCAGCTCTGCCCGCTGTGCCGTGGTGTTGCCGTACTCGTCCTCGACGGCAATGCAGTCGATGGCAAGAATGGTGCCATCCTCGAACAGGGCGGAGGCGCATAGCACCGCAAGCAATCAGCCCAGTGCAACAACGACGACCGCAGCCTGCGGCTGAAACAGGGAGGAGTTGTTGGGGCCGCGTTCTGATTTTTCAAAGCCCTGCCAAGGGGCTGCGGAAAAATCAGCTAACGCAACCCGTTTCTGTTGCTTAGCCCGCGGGTTCCAACGCGTAGGAATGTCTACCGTGGAAGCTGTAAATCGAAAGATTTCATGGCCTTTTGTTTTGTAAGCCATGGGTGCACGGTTTCTGCACGGTTTTTGCACGGTCGGTGTTTTCCATGTCCGATGATGTAGGGCGCTGTATTGCATTGCAATCAGTGCCCTTTTTTGCATCAGGTGAGCAGTGCCAGGCGCAGCTTTGCCTTCATTTCCGGGTCGGCATCCTTTGCGCTGCTCGTCCTCGGCCAGTGCGCTGATCCGCTTGACCATGGGGTGCTGCAGAAACTTCTGCTTATTTACAGTATACCTCGTGCGTGCTATACTAAAATCAGTACCCTTTTCACGCATCGTTTTTGCGAAACAGCTGTTTTTTAAGAGAGAGTGACCTTATGAACAAAAAGATTACGATCCGTGATGTGGCACAGGCAGCGGGCGTTTCCATCAGCACGGTCCATCAGGCACTGAACGACAAGCCTGGCGTCAGTGAGGTCACCAGGGAGCATATCCGGAGGATCGCGGATGATCTGGGCTACCGGCCCAATAAAATGGCTTCCGGCCTGAAACGCCGCACCCAGCGTGTGGCTGTGCTTCTGCCGGATGAGGTGGGTCGAAACCGCTTTTATTATCCGCCTTTGTGGCAGGGTGTGCGGGACTACTTGAAAAACTCTGAAGATCTGAACGTGGAGTGTACCGAGTTCAGTTTCCCCAATGAGATCGACCCTTCCCACTCCCGCGGAGTGGAAGAGGTGCGCGCTCTGCTGGCCGAGGACAAACTGGACGGCCTGCTGACAGTGGGTCACATGGAAGCTATGACAATGCAGGAGTGGCAGCATGCCCGGGATGCCGGTGTGGCAGTGGTGCAGGTGGGGTTTAGAAACCCGAAGATCGCACCGCTGTGCAGCGTGCAGCCTGACTATGAGGTCATTGGACGGACGATGGCGGAGCTGATCTTCAGCCATATCCCCTCTTTCGGCAGTGTGGTGCTCTGTGCCGGAAATCCCAAATGGGAGCAGCATGCCCGCATCGTGCAGGGGTTTGAGGATTATATGCAGGAGAACGGTGCGCAGAACCGCATTTATCTGGACAATTCCTGCTGCATCGGCTCAGAGGCACAGAGGAACATCCTGAATCTGCTGGAAAAACCGGATGTTGCGGCCTGCTGCAGTGTGCTGTCGCAGGGGAGCGTGATGCTCGTGCAGGGGCTGCAGCAGTGCGGCAAAGCGGGTAAAGTGTTCGCGGTGGGCAGCGACGTATTCGAAGAAAATCTGGACGCTCTGCGGAACAGAATACTGGACAATATCGTGCAGAAAAACCCTTACGCTCAAGGGTATCTTGGCATCAAAGCACTGGTGGAATATCTCGTGCAGGGCAAGGCTCCGGAACAGCGCACCATTTACGTGGGCTCTGAAGTGGTGTTCCGCAGCAACGCTGTGATGTATGACCGGGACAATTTCCGGGGGCTGCTGCTCTGAAAACAAAAAACATGAAAAAGGCGGACTGGTTTCCAATCAGTCCGCCTTTTTCATGTAAATGGAGAAGTAAAAAGAGCAAGCAGTAAACGTCAAAAAGTCAGTGGGATCAGCCCTTGTACTCGAGCTTGCGGTAGCTACGGCAGTTCTTCTCGATCAGATCCCAATCCAGTTCGGCACCCACGCCCGGACCCTGCGGCACATGGATGATGCCATGTTCGTCAATGGGCAGTTTGCCCTTCATGGGCAGGGTGTAGTTTTCTTCAGGTACGAAGTACTCGAAGTACTCACAGTTCTTGATGGCGCAGCTGACATGCAGGTTGACAAGATCCATGTAGTTCATGGTGGTGGTGTGGATCTCGCAGTTCAGGCCGAATGCTTCTGCCAGATGTGCGATTTTCAGCGTGCCGGTGATGCCGTCCTTCCAACTGACATCCGCGCGGACGATATCGGCAGCGTGCTGAGCAATGACCTGCGCCACACCCCAGTGGCAGCCGCGGGTGGTCTCGGTGGCAGCGATAGGGATATCCAGTGTGCGGCACAGCTCAGTGTATTTATACAGCTCAAAGTCGCGGAAGGGCTCTTCGAACCACTTATAATTCAGCCTTTCCAGCTGACGCCCCACGGTGACGGCTTCGTTGATGGTATAGTCGCCCACGGGGTCGGTCATCAGCAGGTAGTCGGGGCCGACAGCGTCGCGGATGGCCTGATGCACTTCCATATCAAAGCTGACCGGCCCGCCCGGATGGGCTTTGTAGCCGGGAATGCCTTTGCTCTGGTAGTAGAGAGCCTCGTCCAC is part of the Faecalibacterium sp. HTF-F genome and harbors:
- a CDS encoding DUF6061 family protein — protein: MLAVLCASALFEDGTILAIDCIAVEDEYGNTTAQRAELDWLLYNKPLEYAQMVLRGEMERCLSLGCDHGRLED
- a CDS encoding LacI family DNA-binding transcriptional regulator, which produces MNKKITIRDVAQAAGVSISTVHQALNDKPGVSEVTREHIRRIADDLGYRPNKMASGLKRRTQRVAVLLPDEVGRNRFYYPPLWQGVRDYLKNSEDLNVECTEFSFPNEIDPSHSRGVEEVRALLAEDKLDGLLTVGHMEAMTMQEWQHARDAGVAVVQVGFRNPKIAPLCSVQPDYEVIGRTMAELIFSHIPSFGSVVLCAGNPKWEQHARIVQGFEDYMQENGAQNRIYLDNSCCIGSEAQRNILNLLEKPDVAACCSVLSQGSVMLVQGLQQCGKAGKVFAVGSDVFEENLDALRNRILDNIVQKNPYAQGYLGIKALVEYLVQGKAPEQRTIYVGSEVVFRSNAVMYDRDNFRGLLL
- a CDS encoding enolase C-terminal domain-like protein, which gives rise to MIITKFETWWVERGRCLFDEKRQGGAKMGWDVIAIKLTTDTGIEGVATCMAARSGAVSEAYLQESIGPVVLGRDPHDREAIFQELWTIDRHEAFFPVFLPGPVDVALWDICAKEAGLPLYKYIGACRDSLPVYASGNFHGTVKEYVDEALYYQSKGIPGYKAHPGGPVSFDMEVHQAIRDAVGPDYLLMTDPVGDYTINEAVTVGRQLERLNYKWFEEPFRDFELYKYTELCRTLDIPIAATETTRGCHWGVAQVIAQHAADIVRADVSWKDGITGTLKIAHLAEAFGLNCEIHTTTMNYMDLVNLHVSCAIKNCEYFEYFVPEENYTLPMKGKLPIDEHGIIHVPQGPGVGAELDWDLIEKNCRSYRKLEYKG